A single Streptomyces sannanensis DNA region contains:
- a CDS encoding phage distal tail protein, with the protein MAETTTAYDANVYTADLAPGSLITQDGQMQWAGLLIGPGTPFAVDRSGLTGWEDLPEYDSSDAERPTSHGAWPGARYAKPRKIGGTIVLMPEYGAAAEAVRALRQSLALLDEERWLAVRLHGEVLAVRARIAQRVVPTDQGFATQGSSRMSVQWLATDPRRYTVNEEIATTTAPQPEAGLTWPLAWPLDWGQAKSTGDAVVENTGSAPTHPVIAFSGPCSMPTVIEGVNRRRLRYAIDLAAGEELVVDTAAGTVTLNNTASRRHTAMADSSPEELFTLEPGRTELSFRPDKATEDALMTVRWRSAEW; encoded by the coding sequence ATGGCCGAGACCACAACCGCATACGACGCAAACGTGTACACCGCCGACCTCGCGCCCGGCTCACTCATCACCCAGGACGGACAGATGCAGTGGGCCGGGCTTCTCATCGGCCCCGGGACACCCTTCGCCGTCGACCGGTCCGGGCTCACCGGCTGGGAGGACCTGCCGGAGTACGACTCCTCGGACGCCGAGCGTCCCACCTCCCACGGCGCCTGGCCGGGCGCCCGGTACGCCAAGCCGCGCAAGATCGGCGGGACGATCGTGCTGATGCCGGAGTACGGCGCCGCGGCCGAGGCCGTCCGCGCCCTGCGGCAGTCGCTCGCCCTGCTCGACGAGGAGCGATGGCTCGCAGTGCGGCTGCACGGCGAGGTGCTCGCCGTGCGCGCCCGGATCGCCCAGCGCGTCGTACCCACCGACCAGGGCTTCGCCACGCAGGGCAGCTCCAGGATGTCCGTCCAGTGGCTGGCCACCGACCCGCGCCGCTACACCGTCAACGAGGAGATCGCCACCACCACGGCCCCGCAGCCCGAGGCCGGCCTGACCTGGCCGCTCGCCTGGCCGCTCGACTGGGGTCAGGCGAAGAGCACCGGTGACGCCGTCGTCGAGAACACCGGCTCCGCGCCCACTCACCCGGTGATCGCCTTCAGCGGTCCGTGCTCCATGCCGACCGTCATCGAAGGGGTCAACCGGCGCCGGCTGCGGTACGCGATCGACCTGGCGGCCGGCGAAGAGCTCGTCGTCGACACCGCCGCGGGCACGGTCACGCTCAACAACACCGCTTCCCGGCGGCATACGGCGATGGCGGACTCCAGCCCGGAGGAGCTGTTCACCCTGGAGCCGGGCCGCACCGAGCTGTCCTTCCGGCCCGACAAGGCGACCGAGGACGCGCTGATGACGGTCCGCTGGCGCAGCGCCGAGTGGTGA
- a CDS encoding peptidoglycan-binding protein, which produces MATPLTADRFVAALRAEGVTVVEHTGWRTHNRNHAGAWGPVAGVMIHHTVSSGTDSTVELCHNGYDGLPGPLCHGVIAKDGTVHLVGNGRANHAGGGDPSVLQAVITEAYGDRPPVPRAHQGSSGAVDGNARFYGFECINLGNGTDPWPAAQLDAIERVSAALCRAHGWGARSVIGHLEWSDWKSDPRGFGMAGMRERVQKRLGAAPSKTPAPPAKPAPPRYQPFPGTSFFTNDPSSPIVTAMGRRLVAEGCSAYTVGPGPRWGEADRRSYAKWQRKLGFSGSAADGRPGRTSWNALKVPYTQ; this is translated from the coding sequence ATGGCCACTCCCCTCACCGCGGACAGGTTCGTCGCCGCGCTCCGGGCCGAGGGCGTCACCGTCGTCGAGCACACCGGCTGGCGCACCCACAACCGCAACCACGCCGGGGCCTGGGGCCCCGTGGCCGGTGTGATGATCCACCACACCGTCTCCAGCGGCACCGACTCCACCGTCGAGCTCTGCCACAACGGCTACGACGGTCTGCCGGGGCCGCTGTGCCACGGCGTCATCGCCAAGGACGGCACCGTCCACCTCGTCGGCAACGGCCGCGCCAACCACGCCGGCGGCGGCGACCCCTCCGTCCTCCAGGCCGTGATCACCGAGGCGTACGGGGACCGGCCGCCCGTCCCGCGCGCACACCAGGGCAGCTCCGGAGCCGTCGACGGCAACGCCCGCTTCTACGGCTTCGAGTGCATCAACCTCGGCAACGGCACCGACCCCTGGCCGGCCGCCCAGCTCGACGCCATCGAGCGGGTGTCGGCGGCGCTCTGCCGGGCCCACGGCTGGGGCGCCAGGTCCGTGATCGGCCACCTGGAGTGGTCCGACTGGAAGAGCGACCCGCGCGGCTTCGGCATGGCCGGCATGCGCGAACGCGTCCAGAAGCGGCTCGGCGCGGCCCCGTCGAAGACCCCCGCCCCGCCCGCGAAGCCGGCCCCGCCGCGCTACCAGCCCTTCCCGGGGACCTCGTTCTTCACGAACGACCCCAGCTCCCCGATCGTCACCGCGATGGGCCGCCGCCTGGTGGCCGAGGGCTGCTCCGCGTACACCGTCGGACCGGGCCCGCGCTGGGGGGAGGCCGACCGGCGCAGCTACGCGAAGTGGCAGCGCAAGCTCGGCTTCAGCGGCTCCGCGGCCGACGGCCGGCCGGGCCGGACCTCCTGGAACGCGCTGAAGGTCCCGTACACCCAGTAA
- the fusA gene encoding elongation factor G, with protein sequence MATTSLDLAKVRNIGIMAHIDAGKTTTTERILFYTGVSYKIGETHEGSATMDWMEQEQERGITITSAATTCHWPLEDVDHTINIIDTPGHVDFTVEVERSLRVLDGAVTVFDGVAGVEPQSETVWRQADRYGVPRICFVNKLDRTGAEFHRCVEMISDRLGATPIVMQLPIGAEANFQGVVDLVRMKALVWSAEATKGEMYDVVDIPATHTEAAEEWRGKLLETVAENDEEIMELYLEGQEPSEEQLYAAIRRVTIASGNADVTTVTPVFCGTAFKNKGVQPLLDAVVRFLPSPLDIEAIEGHDVKDAETVVKRKPSEDEPLAALAFKIMSDPHLGKLTFVRVYSGRLESGTSVLNSVKGKKERIGKIYRMHANKREEIEAVGAGDIVAVMGLKQTTTGETLCDDKNPVILESMDFPAPVIEVAIEPKSKGDQEKLGVAIQRLAEEDPSFQVHTNEETGQTVIGGMGELHLEVLVDRMKREFKVEANVGKPQVAYRETIRKTVERVDYTHKKQTGGTGQFAKVQIAIEPLEGGDTSYEFVNKVTGGRIPKEYIPSVDAGCQEAMQFGILAGYEMTGVRVILLDGGYHEVDSSELAFKIAGSQAFKEAARKASPVLLEPMMAVEVTTPEDYMGEVIGDINSRRGQIQAMEERAGARVVKGLVPLSEMFGYVGDLRSKTSGRASYSMQFDSYAEVPRNVAEEIIAKAKGE encoded by the coding sequence ATGGCTACCACTTCGCTTGACCTGGCCAAGGTGCGCAACATCGGCATCATGGCCCACATCGACGCGGGCAAGACGACGACCACCGAGCGGATCCTGTTCTACACCGGCGTTTCGTACAAGATCGGCGAGACCCACGAGGGCTCCGCCACGATGGACTGGATGGAGCAGGAGCAGGAGCGCGGCATCACGATCACGTCCGCCGCGACGACCTGTCACTGGCCGCTCGAGGACGTCGACCACACCATCAACATCATCGACACCCCGGGTCACGTGGACTTCACCGTCGAGGTGGAGCGTTCGCTCCGCGTGCTCGACGGTGCCGTGACGGTGTTCGACGGTGTCGCCGGTGTCGAGCCGCAGTCCGAGACGGTGTGGCGTCAGGCCGACCGTTACGGCGTGCCCCGTATCTGCTTCGTCAACAAGCTGGACCGGACCGGCGCCGAGTTCCACCGCTGCGTCGAAATGATCTCGGACCGCCTCGGTGCGACCCCGATCGTCATGCAGCTCCCGATCGGTGCCGAGGCGAACTTCCAGGGCGTTGTCGACCTGGTCCGCATGAAGGCCCTGGTCTGGTCCGCCGAGGCCACCAAGGGCGAGATGTACGACGTCGTCGACATCCCGGCCACCCACACCGAGGCTGCCGAGGAATGGCGCGGCAAGCTCCTCGAGACGGTCGCCGAGAACGACGAAGAGATCATGGAGCTGTACCTCGAGGGCCAGGAGCCTTCCGAGGAGCAGCTGTACGCCGCGATCCGTCGTGTCACCATCGCGTCCGGCAACGCCGACGTCACCACGGTGACCCCGGTGTTCTGTGGCACCGCGTTCAAGAACAAGGGTGTTCAGCCCCTGCTCGACGCGGTCGTGCGCTTCCTGCCCTCCCCGCTCGACATCGAGGCCATCGAGGGCCACGACGTCAAGGACGCGGAGACGGTCGTCAAGCGCAAGCCGTCCGAGGACGAGCCGCTCGCGGCGCTGGCGTTCAAGATCATGAGCGACCCGCACCTCGGCAAGCTCACCTTCGTCCGTGTGTACTCCGGCCGCCTGGAGTCCGGCACCTCGGTGCTGAACTCCGTCAAGGGCAAGAAGGAGCGCATCGGCAAGATCTACCGCATGCACGCCAACAAGCGTGAGGAGATCGAGGCGGTGGGCGCCGGCGACATCGTCGCCGTCATGGGTCTGAAGCAGACCACGACCGGCGAGACGCTGTGCGACGACAAGAACCCGGTGATCCTGGAGTCCATGGACTTCCCGGCGCCGGTCATCGAGGTCGCGATCGAGCCCAAGTCCAAGGGTGACCAGGAGAAGCTGGGTGTCGCCATCCAGCGTCTCGCGGAGGAGGACCCCTCCTTCCAGGTTCACACCAACGAGGAGACCGGCCAGACCGTCATCGGCGGTATGGGCGAGCTTCACCTCGAGGTGCTCGTCGACCGTATGAAGCGTGAGTTCAAGGTCGAGGCCAACGTCGGCAAGCCGCAGGTCGCGTACCGCGAGACCATCCGCAAGACGGTCGAGCGCGTCGACTACACCCACAAGAAGCAGACCGGTGGTACCGGTCAGTTCGCCAAGGTGCAGATCGCGATCGAGCCGCTCGAGGGTGGCGACACCTCGTACGAGTTCGTGAACAAGGTCACCGGTGGCCGCATCCCCAAGGAGTACATCCCCTCGGTGGACGCCGGCTGCCAGGAGGCGATGCAGTTCGGCATCCTGGCCGGCTACGAGATGACGGGCGTTCGCGTCATTCTTCTCGACGGTGGCTACCACGAGGTCGACTCCTCCGAGCTCGCGTTCAAGATCGCCGGTTCGCAGGCCTTCAAGGAGGCCGCGCGCAAGGCTTCGCCCGTGCTCCTCGAGCCGATGATGGCCGTTGAGGTCACCACGCCCGAGGACTACATGGGTGAGGTCATCGGCGACATCAACTCCCGCCGTGGCCAGATCCAGGCCATGGAGGAGCGTGCCGGCGCCCGCGTTGTCAAGGGCCTGGTGCCGCTGTCGGAGATGTTCGGCTACGTCGGCGACCTCCGCAGCAAGACCTCGGGTCGCGCAAGCTACTCGATGCAGTTCGACTCCTACGCCGAGGTTCCGCGGAACGTCGCCGAGGAGATCATCGCGAAGGCCAAGGGCGAGTAA
- a CDS encoding tape-measure protein: MSAAAVRMPAFGRVTPVMSSLRRGAEGAGDTLKRLKQDVQRAAGGMSQLATELRTAGSSVRTLRTNASGAATSVGRIQRSTAATGIRRIGAAAGKARTAAGKFGPAIGGILSILVPLLPITDTITKLMETYDTVMTIASVAMTGVNVAMRANPLGFLVGILVPVAAWLIEYAANTKTGQRIMKQVFQQALKGFQAVWKFLQPIMKVLGQAVGTYFKAYLTLFTTALKVIGSGISGLSKVRTAVTSASNALRGIASRTIGGIKNAVKPILSFITDKIPGFFRHAKDAVAKALRGMGDLVKGALSAVLGVVKGPINGLIAFANWIIDGLNKLSVNILGKKFGVDLDKIPMLAEGGVVFPGAADAPRIDPLTVLENRRIPALTEAPRQPHRIRDFHEKPGAGPRSTAEDLLFLAAAHP; encoded by the coding sequence ATGAGTGCCGCCGCAGTCCGCATGCCGGCGTTCGGGCGCGTCACCCCGGTGATGTCCTCCCTGCGGCGGGGCGCCGAAGGAGCGGGCGACACGCTCAAGCGGCTCAAGCAGGACGTCCAGCGGGCGGCCGGCGGCATGTCCCAGCTCGCCACCGAACTGCGTACCGCCGGCTCCTCCGTACGCACCCTCCGCACCAACGCCTCCGGCGCGGCGACCTCCGTCGGCCGGATCCAGCGGTCCACGGCAGCCACCGGCATCCGGCGGATCGGTGCCGCGGCGGGCAAGGCGAGGACGGCCGCCGGGAAGTTCGGCCCCGCGATCGGCGGCATCCTGTCGATCCTGGTGCCGCTGCTGCCCATCACCGACACCATCACCAAGCTGATGGAGACATACGACACGGTCATGACCATCGCCTCCGTGGCGATGACCGGCGTCAACGTCGCCATGCGTGCCAACCCGCTCGGCTTCCTCGTCGGCATCCTCGTGCCCGTCGCCGCGTGGCTCATCGAGTACGCGGCGAACACCAAGACCGGCCAACGAATCATGAAGCAGGTCTTCCAGCAGGCGCTGAAGGGCTTCCAGGCGGTCTGGAAGTTCCTCCAGCCGATCATGAAGGTGCTCGGACAGGCCGTCGGGACCTACTTCAAGGCGTATCTGACCCTGTTCACCACCGCACTGAAGGTCATCGGCTCCGGCATCAGCGGGCTCTCCAAGGTCCGCACGGCCGTCACCTCCGCCTCCAACGCGCTGCGCGGGATCGCCTCGCGCACCATCGGCGGGATCAAGAACGCCGTCAAGCCGATCCTGTCCTTCATCACCGACAAGATCCCGGGCTTCTTCCGGCACGCCAAGGACGCCGTGGCCAAGGCCCTGCGCGGCATGGGCGACCTCGTCAAGGGCGCCCTGAGCGCCGTCCTCGGCGTCGTCAAGGGTCCCATCAACGGCCTCATCGCCTTCGCCAACTGGATCATCGACGGGCTCAACAAGCTGAGCGTCAACATCCTCGGCAAGAAGTTCGGCGTCGACCTCGACAAGATCCCGATGCTCGCCGAGGGCGGTGTCGTCTTCCCCGGCGCCGCCGACGCGCCGCGCATCGACCCGCTCACCGTGCTCGAGAACCGCCGCATCCCGGCCCTCACCGAGGCCCCCCGACAGCCCCACCGCATACGGGACTTCCACGAGAAGCCCGGCGCCGGCCCCCGGTCGACCGCCGAGGACCTGCTCTTCCTCGCGGCCGCCCACCCCTGA
- a CDS encoding helix-turn-helix transcriptional regulator — translation MTSHGLDEFAGWVESLMRQRGYDIDSPRGGGKSRMADEAGVHRAALTRLLQRQSMPDLETMRRIAPLLGVSVRDMLIRSGRVTSEELPLTADLLPPSDWQPSMEDFARWLGVPEERMGVFIKVVNQFLEPEEEGEHGGDAAEAKRAARD, via the coding sequence ATGACCAGTCATGGGCTGGATGAGTTCGCAGGCTGGGTCGAGAGCCTGATGCGGCAGCGCGGCTATGACATCGACAGCCCGCGCGGTGGAGGGAAGTCCCGGATGGCGGACGAGGCCGGGGTGCATCGTGCTGCCCTGACCCGGCTGCTTCAGCGGCAGAGCATGCCCGACCTGGAGACCATGCGCAGGATCGCCCCGCTGCTGGGGGTGTCCGTCCGGGACATGCTCATCAGGTCGGGACGGGTGACCTCGGAGGAGCTTCCGCTGACCGCGGACCTGCTGCCACCGAGCGACTGGCAGCCGTCGATGGAGGACTTCGCCCGCTGGCTCGGGGTGCCCGAGGAGCGGATGGGGGTCTTCATCAAGGTGGTGAACCAGTTCCTGGAGCCCGAGGAAGAAGGTGAGCACGGTGGGGACGCGGCCGAGGCGAAGCGCGCCGCTCGCGACTGA
- the rpsL gene encoding 30S ribosomal protein S12, with protein sequence MPTIQQLVRKGRQDKVEKNKTPALEGSPQRRGVCTRVFTTTPKKPNSALRKVARVRLTSGIEVTAYIPGEGHNLQEHSIVLVRGGRVKDLPGVRYKIIRGSLDTQGVKNRKQARSRYGAKKEK encoded by the coding sequence GTGCCTACGATCCAGCAGCTGGTCCGCAAGGGCCGGCAGGACAAGGTCGAGAAGAACAAGACGCCCGCACTCGAGGGTTCGCCCCAGCGCCGCGGCGTCTGCACGCGTGTGTTCACGACCACCCCGAAGAAGCCGAACTCGGCCCTCCGCAAGGTCGCGCGTGTGCGCCTGACCTCGGGTATCGAGGTCACGGCCTACATCCCGGGTGAGGGACACAACCTGCAGGAGCACTCCATCGTGCTCGTGCGTGGTGGCCGTGTGAAGGACCTGCCGGGTGTTCGCTACAAGATCATCCGCGGTTCGCTGGACACCCAGGGTGTCAAGAACCGCAAGCAGGCCCGCAGCCGTTACGGCGCCAAGAAGGAGAAGTAA
- a CDS encoding ATP-binding protein, which yields MNIDPAQPWGLAIDYAGRATVTEGGHTLGVRIYDNTLGGALEPDSLTGEFPPVYVTAQIGESGEAGSVIRGSSFVVLTPQAGQPVVPDPNAVRDAVEAALADFENRRAAYAALCATWTPAPPAPDPAP from the coding sequence ATGAACATCGACCCGGCCCAGCCCTGGGGCCTGGCCATCGACTACGCAGGCCGCGCCACCGTCACCGAGGGCGGTCACACCCTCGGTGTGCGGATCTACGACAACACCCTGGGCGGCGCCCTGGAACCGGACTCGCTCACCGGCGAGTTCCCGCCCGTGTACGTCACCGCCCAGATCGGCGAGAGCGGCGAGGCGGGCTCCGTGATCCGCGGCAGCAGCTTCGTCGTCCTCACCCCGCAGGCCGGCCAGCCGGTCGTCCCGGACCCGAACGCCGTGCGCGACGCCGTAGAGGCCGCGCTGGCCGACTTCGAGAACCGCCGCGCCGCCTACGCCGCGCTCTGCGCCACCTGGACCCCGGCCCCGCCGGCGCCGGATCCCGCTCCGTAA
- a CDS encoding WhiB family transcriptional regulator, whose translation MHLPDSSSWQAAAACAGLSPSVVFARRSQQAAPALRACAVCLVQRECEAAVAPAESWFDGVCAGRLWRNGRPVAAKRRATTRRPGGTAVASAGTSARATEITGGGRG comes from the coding sequence TTGCACCTGCCCGACTCCTCCTCATGGCAGGCCGCCGCCGCGTGCGCCGGCCTCTCCCCGTCCGTCGTCTTCGCCCGCCGCTCCCAGCAGGCGGCCCCGGCGCTGCGCGCCTGCGCCGTCTGCCTCGTGCAGCGCGAGTGCGAGGCGGCCGTCGCACCCGCGGAGAGCTGGTTCGACGGCGTCTGCGCGGGGCGCCTGTGGCGCAACGGCCGCCCGGTGGCCGCGAAGCGCAGGGCGACGACCCGTCGACCGGGCGGGACCGCCGTCGCGTCCGCCGGCACCTCCGCCCGTGCGACCGAGATCACGGGGGGCGGTCGTGGCTGA
- a CDS encoding DUF3592 domain-containing protein, giving the protein MGVVLVVAGSFIAFAGLAFSSVVIPHLTAFLRYRHLEWNGVAGEAVCVAHAPTADARTKVFLDIRVQGEEGRTVRMSERQYPPPVAVGEVRPVVYDRRDPRRAKIGVAGVDFGSRSELGVARRLLLVGLPVFALGALLVVIA; this is encoded by the coding sequence GTGGGCGTCGTCCTTGTTGTCGCGGGTTCCTTCATCGCATTCGCCGGTCTTGCTTTCTCGTCCGTTGTCATTCCGCATCTCACGGCGTTCCTTCGATATCGGCACTTGGAGTGGAATGGGGTCGCCGGTGAGGCCGTGTGTGTGGCCCATGCACCCACCGCCGACGCGCGCACGAAGGTGTTTCTCGACATCCGCGTCCAGGGTGAGGAGGGGCGGACGGTCCGGATGAGTGAGCGCCAGTACCCGCCACCTGTCGCAGTTGGGGAGGTGAGGCCCGTGGTCTACGACCGACGGGACCCCCGCCGGGCGAAGATCGGCGTGGCAGGGGTCGACTTCGGCTCCCGTAGCGAACTGGGTGTCGCGCGGCGCCTGCTGCTCGTGGGGCTGCCCGTCTTCGCGCTCGGGGCGCTCCTGGTCGTGATTGCCTGA
- a CDS encoding phage tail protein yields MAGTNSAEIRVAGTGRLYVATADTDAPATFGADSAADWTDLDWKDLGFTSGEGVTFSKKDKLEPVDSWQSVSPVHYIYSARDLTLKFSLLQFNEDTLPFFMGGGDVKAEGTAGTDIYRYDIAERPFSDVRALGLEFTDVKAGTTDVVKYRFYIPRGQVTASDDIKLARKSAAQLGITFTAMSKGDGKALASFIMKDGQYSTTA; encoded by the coding sequence ATGGCAGGAACCAACTCCGCCGAGATCCGCGTCGCCGGCACCGGCCGCCTCTACGTCGCCACCGCCGACACCGACGCCCCGGCCACCTTCGGCGCCGACTCCGCCGCCGACTGGACCGACCTCGACTGGAAGGACCTCGGCTTCACCTCCGGCGAAGGCGTCACCTTCTCGAAGAAGGACAAGCTGGAGCCGGTCGACTCGTGGCAGTCGGTCTCCCCGGTGCACTACATCTACTCCGCCCGTGACCTCACGCTGAAGTTCTCGCTGCTCCAGTTCAACGAGGACACGCTGCCGTTCTTCATGGGCGGCGGCGACGTCAAGGCGGAGGGCACCGCCGGCACCGACATCTACCGCTACGACATCGCCGAGCGCCCGTTCTCCGACGTGCGCGCCCTTGGCCTGGAGTTCACCGACGTCAAGGCGGGCACCACGGACGTGGTGAAGTACCGCTTCTACATCCCGCGCGGCCAGGTCACCGCGTCCGACGACATCAAGCTGGCCCGCAAGTCCGCGGCCCAGCTGGGCATCACCTTCACCGCCATGTCGAAGGGCGACGGCAAGGCGCTGGCCAGCTTCATCATGAAGGACGGCCAGTACTCCACGACCGCCTGA
- the rpsG gene encoding 30S ribosomal protein S7 → MPRKGPAPKRPVIIDPVYGSPLVTSLINKILLNGKRSTAERIVYGAMEGIREKTGNDPVITLKRALENVKPALEVKSRRVGGATYQVPIEVKPGRASTLALRWLVGYSRARREKTMTERLMNELLDAANGLGASVKKREDTHKMAESNKAFAHYRW, encoded by the coding sequence ATGCCTCGTAAGGGCCCCGCCCCGAAGCGCCCGGTCATCATCGACCCGGTTTACGGTTCTCCTCTGGTGACCTCGCTGATCAACAAGATCCTGCTCAACGGCAAGCGTTCCACCGCTGAGCGCATCGTCTACGGCGCCATGGAAGGCATCCGCGAGAAGACGGGCAACGACCCGGTCATCACGCTGAAGCGCGCCCTCGAGAACGTCAAGCCGGCGCTCGAGGTCAAGTCCCGCCGTGTCGGTGGCGCCACCTACCAGGTGCCGATCGAGGTCAAGCCCGGCCGCGCCTCCACCCTCGCGCTGCGCTGGCTCGTGGGCTACTCCCGCGCCCGTCGCGAGAAGACCATGACCGAGCGCCTCATGAACGAGCTCCTGGACGCCGCCAACGGCCTGGGTGCTTCGGTCAAGAAGCGCGAGGACACGCACAAGATGGCCGAGTCCAACAAGGCCTTCGCCCACTACCGCTGGTAG
- a CDS encoding phage tail protein, whose product MSLVSSLKKAGGSLGSLKTQASGAATSIKKVGDAGNSANGQLKNLRSSSQSSSTQLKNLKTASDQAEKSMMKAGKTSESAGTKMGKYESGAGKAAKGQDKLNKSMKGNFLARLLELFMPLIEKVVDMATESKTMQRIIKTAFGAIKSVISSVMKAIGPIMKKAGSLIKTVWNGIKKAISTVVKAVATVIKTYVKIWKTVITTVMKAIKTVIGTVWKGIKAVITPVVNWIKTAIPNAFRAVKDKMSSIWNGLKGIASRAFEGIKSGVSGPINAVIGLINRMISAVNGVKVSVPGWVPLVGGKTFGVNIPTIPMLATGGVVMPRHGGVPAILAEAGEAEAVLPLSKLDRLLALTARRARMAAHDHQRGGAGAGLHIEHYHAARGSDPQSTADALMYLAKARG is encoded by the coding sequence ATGAGTCTCGTCAGTTCTCTCAAGAAGGCGGGCGGCTCCCTCGGATCCCTCAAGACGCAGGCATCCGGCGCCGCGACCTCGATCAAGAAGGTCGGTGACGCCGGTAACTCGGCGAATGGGCAGCTCAAGAACCTCAGGAGCAGCTCCCAGAGCTCCAGCACCCAGCTCAAAAATCTGAAGACAGCCTCGGACCAGGCCGAAAAGTCCATGATGAAGGCGGGCAAGACCTCCGAGTCCGCCGGCACCAAGATGGGTAAATACGAGTCCGGCGCGGGCAAGGCGGCCAAGGGCCAGGACAAGCTCAACAAGTCCATGAAGGGCAACTTCCTCGCCCGTCTGCTCGAACTCTTCATGCCGCTCATCGAGAAGGTCGTCGATATGGCGACCGAGTCGAAGACGATGCAGAGGATCATCAAGACGGCCTTCGGCGCCATCAAATCCGTGATCAGCTCGGTCATGAAGGCCATCGGCCCGATCATGAAGAAGGCCGGTTCGCTGATCAAGACGGTCTGGAACGGCATCAAGAAGGCCATCTCCACCGTCGTCAAGGCCGTCGCGACCGTCATCAAGACCTACGTGAAGATCTGGAAGACGGTCATCACCACGGTCATGAAAGCGATCAAGACGGTCATCGGCACCGTCTGGAAGGGCATCAAGGCCGTCATCACCCCGGTGGTGAACTGGATCAAGACCGCGATCCCGAACGCCTTCCGGGCCGTCAAGGACAAGATGTCCTCGATCTGGAACGGCCTCAAGGGCATCGCGTCCCGGGCGTTCGAGGGCATCAAGAGTGGCGTGTCCGGCCCGATCAACGCCGTCATCGGCCTGATCAACCGCATGATCAGCGCCGTCAACGGCGTCAAGGTCAGCGTCCCCGGCTGGGTGCCGCTCGTCGGCGGCAAGACCTTCGGCGTCAACATCCCCACCATCCCCATGCTCGCCACCGGTGGTGTCGTCATGCCCCGCCACGGCGGTGTCCCGGCGATCCTCGCCGAGGCCGGCGAGGCCGAGGCCGTCCTCCCGCTCTCCAAGCTGGACCGGCTGCTCGCCCTCACCGCCCGCCGCGCCCGCATGGCGGCGCACGACCACCAGCGCGGCGGCGCGGGCGCCGGGCTGCACATCGAGCACTACCACGCGGCCCGGGGCAGTGACCCGCAGTCGACGGCGGACGCGCTGATGTACCTGGCCAAGGCCCGCGGATGA